One stretch of Acidobacteriota bacterium DNA includes these proteins:
- a CDS encoding glycosyltransferase family 2 protein produces the protein MKRTIGVLITYYNEKELLTEFLESLLKQTCQVDEILIYDDASTAAAEQYLPLRCPAKVIRGSINRGPSYGRNILLQESQSDYIHFQDADDLFHPDWCLRVSQAIEATQAEWILTEISSYQNGELACERVLELNKRTGVTDWVRQAIQGAILVPAGTYLRSKIQVIGGYRKDLWQSEDYDFHVRLAATDPSIAVIDEPLIHIRLRSNSRSKKQAEVWGSAVEAITKLADELPEKYRFDLAEAAARAGSMLFRNNAKSAARRAFALAKKLGPPEYERERKYYRFIARNFGQEQAERFGQLYRSCLPEMLRRQLRRSQQSAAVI, from the coding sequence ATGAAAAGAACGATTGGGGTATTGATAACCTATTATAACGAAAAAGAGTTATTAACAGAATTCCTTGAGTCTTTGCTCAAACAAACTTGCCAGGTTGATGAGATTTTGATTTATGACGATGCCTCAACTGCTGCGGCTGAACAATATCTACCACTTCGATGCCCAGCCAAAGTGATTCGGGGAAGTATTAATCGCGGGCCGTCTTACGGACGAAATATCCTGTTACAAGAAAGTCAGTCAGATTACATTCATTTTCAAGATGCAGACGATTTATTTCACCCGGATTGGTGTTTACGGGTCAGCCAAGCCATCGAGGCAACGCAAGCGGAATGGATATTGACGGAAATTTCTTCTTATCAAAATGGTGAGCTTGCCTGTGAGCGAGTGCTTGAATTAAACAAACGCACTGGCGTAACTGATTGGGTCAGGCAGGCAATTCAGGGAGCGATTCTTGTTCCTGCCGGAACATATTTAAGAAGCAAGATACAGGTAATTGGTGGCTACCGAAAAGACCTTTGGCAGTCGGAAGATTATGATTTTCATGTCCGCCTTGCTGCGACCGACCCGTCAATTGCGGTCATAGACGAACCGCTTATTCACATCAGATTGCGCTCTAACAGCCGTAGTAAAAAACAGGCAGAGGTATGGGGCTCGGCGGTTGAGGCAATTACTAAGCTTGCCGATGAATTGCCTGAAAAATATCGCTTTGACTTGGCCGAAGCCGCGGCTAGAGCAGGTTCGATGTTATTCAGGAATAATGCCAAATCTGCCGCGCGTCGGGCTTTTGCGTTAGCCAAAAAGCTTGGCCCGCCTGAATACGAGCGCGAGCGAAAATACTACCGTTTTATTGCGCGAAATTTTGGACAGGAACAAGCCGAGCGCTTCGGCCAACTGTATCGTTCGTGTCTGCCTGAGATGTTGCGCCGCCAATTGAGACGATCCCAGCAGTCGGCGGCGGTTATCTGA
- a CDS encoding glycosyltransferase family 2 protein, protein MNAMYNQSDILGVSIVICCYNSSSRLSATLSFIKSQNIPEQVHCEVIVVDNASQDDTTEVAYRCWSKDSRLEMRVVREPSPGLSQARLRGIAESKYELVSFIDDDNWVCDDWVAIVTEVMSSNPMIGACGGFSEPVSNMPLPEWFDRVKGSYAVGSQAEQTGEIHTSKGLWGAGLTLRKQAWADILEKGFAHLCSDRKGDQLISGGDTELSYALRLAGWKLWYDSRLRFQHFLPDSRLSWEYLRRLHRGFGASSVLLDPYLFRFGYYRTESSLGHIKKTWAWQLINVIRSLAKTIRILPRFLFSRGEGDSQLLGIEFFVGRLLGMIKRPFQYRTAILEIERKYPQIRFLACVYITGIMLGCS, encoded by the coding sequence TTGAATGCAATGTATAATCAAAGCGATATTCTTGGCGTGAGCATAGTTATTTGTTGTTACAATAGTAGCTCTCGTTTATCAGCAACTTTGTCTTTCATTAAATCTCAAAACATCCCTGAACAGGTTCATTGCGAGGTCATAGTAGTAGATAACGCCTCTCAAGATGACACTACTGAAGTCGCCTACAGGTGTTGGTCTAAAGATTCTCGTTTGGAAATGAGAGTGGTTCGAGAGCCTTCACCGGGGTTGAGTCAAGCACGATTGCGCGGCATAGCAGAATCGAAATATGAGCTTGTTAGTTTCATTGATGATGATAATTGGGTTTGTGATGATTGGGTAGCGATTGTTACTGAGGTAATGTCATCCAATCCAATGATTGGGGCTTGCGGCGGATTTAGTGAACCAGTCTCTAACATGCCATTGCCGGAATGGTTTGACCGAGTGAAAGGAAGTTACGCAGTAGGCTCGCAAGCAGAGCAGACTGGCGAGATTCATACATCTAAAGGCTTATGGGGGGCCGGATTGACGTTGAGAAAACAAGCATGGGCAGACATTCTTGAGAAAGGGTTCGCTCACTTATGCTCTGATAGAAAGGGGGATCAGTTAATCTCTGGTGGCGATACTGAGTTAAGCTATGCACTAAGATTAGCTGGTTGGAAATTATGGTATGACTCTCGTTTGAGGTTTCAGCATTTTTTACCTGATTCACGATTATCTTGGGAGTATTTGCGACGGTTGCATCGTGGCTTTGGCGCGTCGTCAGTTTTGCTCGACCCATATCTATTTCGTTTCGGGTATTACCGAACGGAAAGCTCACTAGGTCACATAAAGAAAACCTGGGCTTGGCAGTTGATCAATGTGATAAGGAGTCTTGCTAAAACGATAAGAATACTTCCACGGTTTTTGTTTTCGAGGGGGGAAGGGGACAGTCAATTGCTTGGCATAGAGTTTTTTGTAGGACGTTTATTAGGGATGATAAAGCGCCCTTTTCAATATCGTACTGCTATTTTAGAAATTGAGCGCAAATACCCTCAAATACGTTTTCTTGCTTGTGTTTACATCACTGGTATTATGTTGGGTTGCTCATGA
- a CDS encoding methyltransferase domain-containing protein: MMEINYEHDSNLHTINGAESTLKLIFETGQYRSLLDVGCGTGTWLQAAQLIGISDVVGVDGKLVDRGKLHVASHLVLQKDLRCQWELGRKFDVALCLEVAEHIGDMHAPNLIKTLTAHSDRVFFSAACPGQPGQNHINCQWPDYWQALFNNEGYVCDEWPRRLIWSVQSIEPWYRQNLFYATRSQNAAGKEERIQSIIHPEMFPWMSLGQSQAHQEKWLVQVENGSQPVSWYFKTLLAAWTMKMKRAGKRSEKGIQVNN; this comes from the coding sequence ATGATGGAAATTAATTACGAGCACGACTCCAACTTGCATACCATTAATGGAGCCGAGTCCACGTTAAAACTTATATTCGAAACTGGACAATACCGAAGTTTGCTAGATGTTGGTTGCGGAACGGGAACTTGGTTGCAGGCTGCTCAATTAATAGGCATAAGCGATGTTGTCGGTGTGGATGGAAAATTAGTAGACCGAGGCAAGCTACACGTCGCTAGCCATTTAGTTTTACAAAAGGACTTGAGGTGTCAGTGGGAGTTGGGACGAAAATTTGATGTTGCATTGTGCCTTGAGGTCGCTGAGCATATTGGTGATATGCATGCGCCCAATTTAATAAAGACGTTAACAGCGCATTCTGATAGAGTTTTTTTTTCAGCCGCCTGTCCAGGACAGCCTGGACAAAACCATATTAATTGCCAATGGCCTGATTATTGGCAAGCTTTATTTAACAATGAAGGCTATGTTTGTGATGAATGGCCGCGAAGGCTTATATGGAGTGTACAAAGTATTGAGCCTTGGTATCGTCAGAACTTATTTTACGCGACAAGGTCACAAAATGCTGCTGGTAAAGAAGAACGAATTCAGTCGATCATTCACCCTGAAATGTTTCCGTGGATGAGTTTGGGGCAGAGTCAGGCACATCAAGAAAAATGGCTTGTTCAAGTTGAAAATGGATCACAACCTGTTAGCTGGTATTTCAAGACTCTCTTGGCAGCCTGGACAATGAAAATGAAACGAGCTGGGAAAAGAAGCGAAAAAGGTATTCAGGTAAATAACTAA
- a CDS encoding class I SAM-dependent methyltransferase, whose protein sequence is MGINIMQRAKSIVREKIERGHNQAIYREFQNYTMIPESYYIANLKIADGFKAIQGCVVECGVWRGGMIAGVSKILGAEREYFLFDSFEGLPVAQKIDGEAAIAWQNNKVGEYYFDNCKAEPEYADEVMKACRVKKYELVKGWFVDTIPGYKLQEKIALLRLDADWYESTMICLDNLFCQVAPGGVVILDDYYTWDGCSRAVHDFLSKNSFAERIKSFAGVCYIEKQ, encoded by the coding sequence ATGGGAATAAATATAATGCAGAGAGCGAAAAGCATTGTACGCGAGAAAATCGAAAGAGGTCACAATCAAGCAATTTACAGGGAATTTCAGAATTATACGATGATTCCTGAGTCATATTATATTGCAAATTTGAAAATAGCAGACGGTTTCAAAGCAATACAAGGATGCGTTGTTGAGTGCGGTGTTTGGCGCGGGGGAATGATTGCAGGTGTATCTAAGATATTAGGTGCAGAGAGAGAATATTTTCTTTTTGATAGTTTTGAAGGTTTGCCAGTTGCGCAGAAAATAGATGGAGAGGCAGCGATTGCTTGGCAGAATAATAAAGTTGGCGAGTACTATTTCGATAACTGCAAGGCTGAGCCTGAATACGCTGATGAAGTGATGAAAGCCTGTCGCGTCAAAAAGTATGAGTTAGTCAAAGGCTGGTTTGTTGACACTATCCCAGGCTATAAACTTCAAGAGAAAATCGCATTGCTGCGTTTAGACGCAGATTGGTATGAATCTACAATGATTTGTTTGGATAATCTATTTTGTCAGGTGGCTCCAGGTGGGGTGGTTATTCTTGATGATTATTATACTTGGGATGGATGCAGTCGTGCTGTTCATGATTTTTTAAGTAAAAATTCTTTCGCTGAGAGAATAAAGTCATTTGCGGGAGTCTGTTATATTGAGAAGCAATGA